A genomic window from Lotus japonicus ecotype B-129 chromosome 1, LjGifu_v1.2 includes:
- the LOC130731372 gene encoding uncharacterized protein LOC130731372 encodes MAIIVQSPSLNFFSIDHPSVEGIIERYLSQGLPQPAETMLCIEPSRNINIGELNTQLSQVSNKFDTERNNNEELNRLQKVAMTQISGTGLIEDMDMPQLEHFKATLEELQRKV; translated from the coding sequence ATGGCTATCATTGTCCAATCACCTAGTTTAAATTTCTTCTCAATCGACCATCCTAGCGTTGAGGGTATTATTGAGCGGTACCTATCGCAAGGCCTTCCTCAACCTGCTGAAACCATGTTGTGCATTGAGCCTTCGCGCAACATCAACATTGGTGAGCTTAACACGCAACTATCTCAGGTCAGCAACAAGTTTGACACCGAGAGGAACAACAACGAGGAGCTAAACCGGCTGCAAAAGGTTGCAATGACTCAAATCTCGGGTACAGGTCTGATTGAAGACATGGACATGCCACAACTTGAACATTTTAAGGCGACCCTAGAAGAACTCCAGAGGAAGGTCTGA
- the LOC130731377 gene encoding uncharacterized protein LOC130731377, whose amino-acid sequence METRRRRRDEDQARRRSSPPRRVRGRLQREQVHREETDQLTPPPPLPSPPSSPEQQRSPVHSPGASREETPAPQAPISGQDWRCLIRSVDDIRQRIDYLQEQLEYYRNEQQDEGEREAEAVAEFEPFSAAVREVAIPDNMKNIVLETYSGKADPKEHLLYFNTKMVISAASDAVKCKMFPATFKGTAMALFTTLPRGSITNFRDFSPKFLVQFSASKIKQVTIEDLYNVRQSEGETLKQYMKRFSAASVKIEESEPHACARAFKNGLQPGKLNSKLSRKPARSMAEIRARANTYILDEEDDAFKRRRTQKEKDGE is encoded by the coding sequence atggagacacgtcgtcgGCGACGCGACGAAGACCAGGCGCGGCGGCGCAGTTCACCTCCGCGTCGCGTGAGAGGCAGGCTGCAACGCGAGCAGGTTCACCGTGAAGAAACCGATCAGTTAACTCCTCCGCCACCACTACCTTCTCCGCCAAGTTCACCGGAGCAGCAGAGGTCACCAGTGCATTCACCCGGAGCTTCGAGAGAGGAAACTCCGGCACCTCAAGCACCGATCTCCGGACAAGATTGGAGGTGCTTGATCCGTAGCGTCGATGATATACGGCAGCGAATCGATTACTTACAGGAACAGTTGGAATATTATCGTAACGAGCAACAGGATGAAGGGGAGCGCGAAGCGGAAGCCGTGGCTGAATTTGAACCGTTCTCGGCAGCAGTGAGGGAGGTGGCTATCccggataacatgaagaatattGTCCTCGAGACGTATAGCGGGAAAGCTGATCCCAAGGAGCACCTGCTAtattttaacacaaaaatggtaATTAGTGCCGCTTCCGACGCTGTAAAGTGCAAGATGTTTCCAGCTACGTTCAAAGGCACAGCCATGGCGTTGTTTACAACTCTACCCCGAGGATCCATCACGAACTTTCGTGACTTCTCACCAAAGTTCCTCGTCCAGTTTTCCGCCAGTAAAATCAAGCAGGTGACAATTGAGGATCTGTACAATGTCCGACAGTCCGAGGGCGAGACTCTGAAGCAGTACATGAAACGATTCAGCGCGGCGTCCGTCAAGATTGAGGAATCAGAGCCGCATGCTTGTGCGCGTGCCTTCAAGAACGGGTTGCAGCCGGGGAAGCTGAATAGCAAATTGAGCCGTAAGCCGGCTCGGTCCATGGCAGAGATCCGCGCGCGAGCAAACACCTACATTctggacgaggaggatgatgctttcaagCGAAGGCGCACGCAAAAGGAGAAGGATGGTGAATAG